Proteins found in one Planococcus citri chromosome 2, ihPlaCitr1.1, whole genome shotgun sequence genomic segment:
- the LOC135836356 gene encoding chromobox protein homolog 5-like yields the protein MSGSGSEEEEYVVEKIIDKRTVNGKVQYFLKWKGYDESENTWEPHENLECPELIAEFERKWEKKQEEKKNARKLKISSEDDAKEKKKKRSTEPVKAQPKVETNKLNGFERGLKPERIIGATDTSGELMFLMKWEGTDEADLVRSVDARTKCPQLIIEFYEKHLTWNNASEDNK from the coding sequence ATGAGCGGTTCAGGATCCGAAGAAGAAGAGTATGTcgtcgaaaaaattatcgataagCGGACAGTGAACGGTAAAGTTCAGTACTTCTTGAAATGGAAGGGATATGATGAAAGCGAAAACACCTGGGAGCCGCACGAAAACTTGGAATGTCCCGAATTGATAGCGGAGTTCGAAAGAAAATGGGAAAAGAAACAAGAAGAGAAGAAGAACGCTAGAAAGCTTAAAATTTCCAGTGAAGACGACgcgaaagaaaagaagaaaaaacgctCAACCGAACCAGTCAAGGCTCAACCTAAGGTAGAAACTAATAAATTAAACGGATTCGAAAGGGGTTTGAAACCGGAGCGTATTATTGGTGCGACTGATACCTCCGGTGAACTgatgtttttgatgaaatggGAAGGCACGGATGAAGCCGATTTAGTGCGTTCCGTGGACGCGAGAACAAAGTGTCCCCAGTTAATCATAGAATTTTATGAGAAACACTTGACTTGGAATAATGCCTCCGAAGACAACAAATGA
- the LOC135834094 gene encoding chromobox protein homolog 1-like, with protein MKALRGVPYVAVNYTTSANHFDLVKMKGGRGNDTYIVEKIVDKKVENGVEKFFVKWLGWSSKTNTWEPREHLAECEDLIEEFESRKTPSKRGSKGFVKRKSSKGAATPNGNVSLNTSASTAKPKNVAGVELDDIENETTNGSKGPKNKKRNSEKVGFARGLTPLEIVGAVENNGTYCFLIKWEGSDETDIVPAIDAHKFCPQLVIQFYEKRIMWKPVTK; from the exons ATGAAGGCGCTACGCGGCGTGCCTTATGTTGCTGTGAATTATACAACATCTGCTAATCATTTCGaccta gTGAAAATGAAAGGTGGTCGAGGCAACGACACTTATATCGTCGAAAAAATCGtcgacaaaaaagttgaaaacggcGTAGAAAAGTTCTTCGTCAAATGGCTTGGTTGGTCGTCAAAGACCAATACATGGGAGCCCCGTGAGCACTTGGCAGAGTGCGAAGATCTAATCGAGGAGTTTGAGTCGCGAAAAACACCAAGCAAGCGAGGATCGAAGGGCTTTGTAAAGAGAAAATCATCCAAAGGAGCCGCCACCCCCAATGGAAACGTGTCTCTGAATACATCAGCATCGACAGCGAAGCCGAAAAACGTCGCCGGTGTCGAATTAGACGATATTGAAAACGAGACGACGAACGGCAGTAAAGGCCCCAAGAATAAAAAGAGAAATTCCGAAAAAGTAGGATTTGCACGAGGTCTGACGCCCCTAGAAATTGTTGGAGCTGTCGAGAATAATGGGACGtattgttttttgataaaatgggAAGGTAGCGACGAAACAGATATTGTACCGGCGATTGACGCTCACAAGTTCTGCCCGCAACTTGTTATACAGTTTTACGAGAAGAGAATTATGTGGAAACCAGTCACAAAATAA
- the LOC135836352 gene encoding TAR DNA-binding protein 43-like — translation MENAKPAKRLRLYCSEINWIEKDNIDTKRVRVDGAETSCRLGSNNSHFVEVVNIQNWESIEIPCEDDKTLAVSVLTTYYPGAVGLRYFFDDRERAVKLSNQKLYPPEDGWTGRPFYCIYPQPQPQRKKNDSSKIEADDTLGSSESETEELAVLGIPENTTSADLRDYFSRFGDLMFAEANSEKCRRFGIIKFTDERAQAQVVSLRHRIHDQWCDVLVYKKATRRLLINA, via the exons ATGGAGAATGCAAAACCGGCGAAACGTCTTAGATTATACTGCTCCGAAATCAATTGGATTGAGAAAGATAATA ttgATACGAAAAGAGTAAGAGTTGATGGTGCAGAAACATCCTGCAGATTAGGATCAAACAATTCACATTTCGTTGAAGTGGTCAATATTCAGAATTGGGAAAGTATTGAAATCCCTTGCGAAGATGACAAAACGCTCGCTGTTTCGGTATTAACCACGTACTATCCCGGTGCTGTCGgattgagatatttttttgatgatcgCGAACGTGCTGTAAAACTATCCAATCAAAAACTCTATCCACCGGAAGACGGATGGACTGGAAGACCGTTTTATTGTATTTATCCTCAACCTCAACCTCAACGTAAGAAAA ATGATAGCAGTAAAATTGAAGCTGACGATACTTTGGGTAGTTCCGAATCAGAAACTGAAGAGTTGGCGGTGTTAGGGATACCTGAGAATACTACCAGTGCAGATTTACGTGATTATTTTTCGAGATTTGGTGATTTAATGTTCGCTGAG GCCAATTCGGAGAAGTGTAGAAGGTTTGGTATAATCAAATTCACAGACGAGCGAGCTCAAGCTCAAGTGGTATCACTGAGACATAGGATCCATGATCAATGGTGTGATGTACTGGTTTATAAAAAAGCTACTCGTCGTTTACTTATCAATGCGTAA
- the LOC135836354 gene encoding chromobox protein homolog 5-like, giving the protein MNSDSEEGEDYIVERIIQKRIRNGIVEYYLKWEGFTEEYNTWEPEGNLNCFELIQDFEDKLTNEKKKKQREKNSLSTTATVKSKPGPLSSKKRPANENRENTRSNNDPQASSSSKSIPIPKDNGFQRGLEPDIILGASNVPGELMLLMQWKNGELELVCSKDAKEKCPQLVIDFYEKHVMWND; this is encoded by the coding sequence ATGAATTCAGATTCAGAAGAAGGAGAAGATTACATTGTTGAGAGAATCATCCAGAAACGAATTCGTAACGGGATAGTCGAGTATTACCTCAAATGGGAAGGTTTTACCGAAGAGTACAACACATGGGAACCAGAAGGTAATCTGAATTGCTTCGAACTTATACAAGATTTTGAAGACAAATTAACtaacgaaaagaagaaaaaacaacgaGAGAAAAATTCGCTATCTACGACTGCTACAGTTAAAAGTAAACCTGGTCCTTTAAGTTCGAAAAAACGTCCAGCAAATGAAAATAGAGAAAACACTCGCTCCAATAATGATCCTCAAGCATCGTCTAGTAGTAAatcaataccaataccaaaagaTAATGGGTTTCAACGCGGCTTGGAACCAGATATAATTTTAGGCGCTTCGAATGTCCCAGGAGAACTCATGCTATTAATGCAGTGGAAGAATGGTGAATTGGAACTGGTATGTTCAAAGGATGCGAAAGAAAAATGTCCTCAATTAGTTatagatttttatgaaaaacacgTCATGTGGAATGAttga